TTGAAAAATCATAAGTTAGCCGGTGCTGTCAGCGATGCCAATTTTTATGAATTCCGCAGACAAATAGAATATAAAGTAATTAGATATGGTGGAACTGTCGTATTTGTGGATAGATTTTACCCATCTAGTAAAACTTGTGCAAATTGTGGAGAAATTCAAGAAATTAGTCTATCACAGCGCGTTTACGAGTGTAAAAAATGTCAGCATACTTCAGACCGAGATTTAAATGCGTCTAAAAATCTCGAAAAATATGCACGTCAGGCTAAAGCGTGTCTGGACGTTAAGGGATAGTCGCTCCCATGCTCCCGTTGAAACGTCAAGTAATGTCTGGATTTGTCCAGATTTTATGTAGCAGTGGAAGAATTAACTTGACTTTTGACTTTTGACTTTTGATCCTTGACTTTTGACAACTTATGCATGTACTTTCAATTCCCACCTGGATAATTCACGTTTCTAGCGTCATTGAGTGGATAGTCGCCATTTGGTTAATCTGGACTTACGGCGAACTCACTGACAACCGTAGTTGGTGGGGATTGTCCTTTGGTATGTTACCAGCTTTAGTTAGCGCCATGTGTGCTTGCACTTGGCACTATTTCGACAATCCCGAATCCCTCGAATGGTTGGTCACGCTTCAAGCTACCATGACCTTAGTTGGCAATTGTACGATGTTGGCAGCTGCGGTGTGGATTTGGCGTTCTACCAAGACTGTGAAAACCGTAACTAATTCTCTTGAACCAAAATCTATTAAATCAGAGCGATGATGTCTAAAGAAACCCTGTTTGCGCTTTCCTTGTTTCCCTATTTGGGTTTCTTGTGGTTTATCAGCCGCAGTCAGCAAATCCCGCGTCTAGCGCTGTATGGATTTTACGGCACGCTGGTATTTGTCGCCGTCACTATTCCCGCCGGTATCTATGCCAAATTGCATTATGGACAGTCCTTGGCAAATGTAGATTGGCTACACGGCGGTGCTGAAGTGTTTTTGACACTTTCTAATATATTGGTTGTGCTGGGTTTCTGGCAAGCGATCAAGCAATTAAATTCCGTCAACAGTAAACAGTAAAAAGTTCGTAGTTCGTAGGGTGCGTCAGTCATAGATATTGACGCACTCTACAGTCCACCAGTGTTGTATCTACATTGAGGTTCGAGTAATGGATGTAATTCCAGCAATTGATTTACTAGAAGGTCGCTGTGTGCGACTATATCAGGGAGACTACGATCAATCGCAAGTTTTTAGCGAAAACCCTGCTGATGTTGCCAAACAGTGGGTTGATCAAGGTGCCGCTAA
The Gloeotrichia echinulata CP02 DNA segment above includes these coding regions:
- a CDS encoding DUF2499 domain-containing protein: MHVLSIPTWIIHVSSVIEWIVAIWLIWTYGELTDNRSWWGLSFGMLPALVSAMCACTWHYFDNPESLEWLVTLQATMTLVGNCTMLAAAVWIWRSTKTVKTVTNSLEPKSIKSER
- a CDS encoding DUF3593 domain-containing protein; translated protein: MMSKETLFALSLFPYLGFLWFISRSQQIPRLALYGFYGTLVFVAVTIPAGIYAKLHYGQSLANVDWLHGGAEVFLTLSNILVVLGFWQAIKQLNSVNSKQ